A DNA window from Parus major isolate Abel chromosome 9, Parus_major1.1, whole genome shotgun sequence contains the following coding sequences:
- the SCG2 gene encoding secretogranin-2, which yields MAETKSFQPGAACALTFFFVLICWVDAASFQQHQLLQKDPDYAMKNLQRLPNPDMIKALEYIEDLRKQTSKGEGSPDYNSYQSVPYLLPQRESKDQLHLPENMRDSLTEDESQWVKVMLEALRQAEKESKAGPKENKPYGLSSDNNFPAGVTDDYEAYKWPERWQKYLKMPLGHYEDGSRDSPFKRTNEIVEEQYTPQSLATLESVFQELGKMAGPSNHKKERLDEDQKLYTDDEDDVYKVNNIAYEDVVGGEDWNPIEEKVESQTQEEIKDSKEEIDKHEEEIDDEMKRSGKLSFLEDEIRRENKDQVSEDVSKLMNYYLKRLMGSAGNRKLRTGGELEEKRASMFLDKQLDPQAIAQLIEISRNLQIPPEDLIDMLKAGEKKQLQSERLEAEQEMEFPEDLDEITETNLGQSDIFKNNINSKNGYMKQPLIPENLPEDLNLEDIVSLLGNDNLANQNPSYLLNRLNQESDLPRLSYIPRRLKGHLFPKAAWMNDLERRQTEYEKLNDKDEELADYLAKVLAKYPEVINTNQMKRVPAAASESNLPEEEHLEQAIREHLNQLGPQEAAKLASLSKRLSVAGEADDTQTRQYLDEDMLAKVLEYLKQEKSELERDHITKRAMENM from the coding sequence atggCAGAAACTAAAAgcttccagcctggagcagcctgtgctctcACCTTTTTCTTTGTCCTAATCTGTTGGGTTGATGCAgcctccttccagcagcaccagctgcttcAGAAAGATCCAGACTATGCAATGAAAAACTTACAGAGGCTCCCAAATCCCGATATGATCAAAGCACTGGAGTACATAGAAGACCTTCGCAAGCAAACCAGCAAGGGAGAAGGCAGTCCTGATTACAACTCTTATCAAAGTGTCCCGTACCTCCTCCCACAGAGAGAAAGCAAGGATCAGCTTCACCTCCCGGAAAACATGCGGGATTCTTTGACTGAAGATGAGTCCCAATGGGTTAAGGTCATGCTGGAAGCCTTGCGGCAAGCTGAGAAGGAGTCAAAAGCTGGCCCAAAGGAGAATAAACCTTATGGTCTGAGTTCAGATAACAACTTTCCAGCTGGAGTAACTGATGATTACGAGGCTTACAAGTGGCCTGAGAGGTGGCAAAAGTACCTCAAAATGCCACTTGGGCACTATGAAGACGGTTCAAGAGACAGTCCCTTCAAGCGTACCAACGAAATCGTGGAAGAGCAATACACCCCCCAGAGCCTTGCCACGCTGGAGTCGGTGTTCCAGGAGCTGGGCAAGATGGCAGGACCCAGTAACCACAAGAAAGAAAGGCTGGATGAGGACCAGAAATTGTACacagatgatgaagatgatgtgTATAAAGTGAATAACATCGCCTACGAGGATGTGGTTGGAGGAGAAGATTGGAATCCCATAGAGGAAAAAGTGGAAAGCCAAACCCAGGAAGAGATAAAAGATAGCAAAGAGGAAATTGATAAACACGAAGAGGAGATTGatgatgaaatgaaaagatCAGGAAAACTCAGCTTCCTTGAGGATgaaataagaagagaaaataaagatcaAGTGTCAGAGGATGTTTCAAAACTAATGAATTATTACCTGAAGAGGCTGATGGGTAGTGCTGGGAATAGGAAATTAAGGACTGGAGGAGAACTTGAGGAAAAAAGAGCATCCATGTTTTTGGATAAGCAACTTGATCCTCAGGCTATAGCCCAGCTGATAGAAATCTCAAGGAATCTGCAAATTCCTCCTGAGGATTTAATAGACATGctgaaagctggagaaaaaaagcagcttcagaGCGAAAGGTTGGAAGCCGAGCAGGAAATGGAATTCCCAGAAGACCTCGATGAGATAACTGAAACAAATCTAGGACAGAGcgatatatttaaaaataatataaactcTAAAAACGGGTACATGAAGCAGCCTCTTATTCCAGAAAATCTACCTGAAGACCTCAATCTTGAAGATATTGTCAGCCTTCTGGGAAATGACAATTTAGCTAATCAGAATCCCTCCTACTTACTAAATCGTCTTAATCAAGAAAGTGATTTGCCAAGACTGTCTTACATTCCCAGAAGATTGAAAGGACACCTGTTCCCTAAAGCTGCCTGGATGAACGATTTGGAGAGGCGACAAACGGAGTATGAGAAACTGAATGACAAGGATGAAGAGCTGGCCGATTACTTGGCAAAGGTGCTGGCAAAATACCCTGAAGTGATCAATACGAACCAGATGAAACGAGTGCCGGCTGCAGCTTCTGAGAGCAACCTGCCGGAAgaggagcacctggagcaggcCATCCGAGAGCACCTAAACCAGCTGGGACCACAGGAGGCTGCCAAGCTGGCTTCGCTCAGCAAACGGCTCTCCGTGGCCGGGGAAGCTGATGACACACAAACCAGGCAGTACCTGGATGAGGATATGCTGGCAAAGGTGCTGGAGTACCTAAAACAGGAGAAATCAGAGCTTGAAAGAGATCACATTACCAAGCGAGCAATGGAAAACATGTAA